In Triticum aestivum cultivar Chinese Spring chromosome 5B, IWGSC CS RefSeq v2.1, whole genome shotgun sequence, the following proteins share a genomic window:
- the LOC123111097 gene encoding nucleolar protein 6 isoform X1: MVSAEYSIDLKLSELLKQARPSATSLRAAGDATDAVGKLIKSVPPQQAAPEAASGFVRDLGLAAEKLAFSFRPPEVVRLAGSHAAGAVTRPDVAADLLVRLPKECFHEKDFLNHRYHAKRCLYLCVIEKSLRSSPLIRKVSWSTFQDEARKPVLHVYPATEIAELPGFYVRIIPTASSLFDLSKLNLSTRNNIRAYTKDGINQPTPRYNNSILEDMFLEENAEYTGSTFANWKTLQEALVLLKVWARQRTSIYSHDCLNGYLISAILVFLTMDSGGSIINRSMTTRQIFRVAINFFATSKMWLKGLVIQPMKKRTISKEGIAHLLKTFDVAISDVSGHVNLAFRMTKSAFSELQDEAACTLNCLDKCRDGGFEELFMTKVDFGAKFDSCLRINLKGNSKVTALSFCSDDESWRILEKDVQSLLQQGLTDRTKMIRVLWRSTPSEWNIMDGFSEFGSSPLIVGVMLSLLEKSYRLVDIGPNPENRDEAIKFRKFWGEKAELRRFKDGAIAESTVWETETWERHTIIKRIADYVLTKHLLLRQEDLTHVVDQLDFCLLVGGQDPVSSSGALLEAFDTLAKQLRLLDDVPLKISTVQPLDSAFRHTSVFPPEPHPLAYEKSSQRLPNFAATCVRSLEVMIQLEGSGNWPLDPVAMEKTKSAFLLRIGESLEDRGMFVTASEDEINVLTSGYSFLLKIFHERGLVVQKQAGDSNIQSAPSKDKELFYRSQHSSMINGLHGIYQVYGPVVRLAKRWISAHLFSSFISEEAVELVVAYLFLRPFPFHAPSSRVTGFLRFLRLLSSFDWTFSPMIVDINNDFNLKDEKEINENFMLSRRSYEQNPYDIEPAMFLATSYDKSSEAWTKQSPSKSVLKRIASYAKSSAELLTNLIIHGQSGQYTWECLFRTPLSNYDAVILLHKEKLCRPHHVLFPAEIPNGKLVIQGKPSNDFHPYMPLSKSVVRSLHDTRDKLLVNFDPTAYFLRDLKCAFPVTFKLWHDSIGGDAIGLTWESSKKRGRDEDDEAMPDPTSILKEVGDVGKGLVRSVHLLKAPKLE, from the exons ATGGTCTCCGCCGAGTACTCCATCGACCTCAAGCTCTCCGAGCTCCTCAAGCAAGCGCGGCCGAGCGCTACCTCTCTCCGCGCCGCCGGGGATGCCACGGACGCCGTCGGGAAGCTCATCAAGAGCGTGCCGCCGCAGCAGGCTGCGCCGGAGGCTGCCTCGGGGTTCGTGAGGGACCTGGGCCTCGCGGCCGAGAAGCTAGCGTTTTCCTTCcggccgccggaggtggtgcggctCGCCGGGAGCCACGCGGCCGGCGCGGTCACCAGACCCGACGTCGCCGCTGACCTTCTCGTCCGCTTGCCTAAG GAATGCTTTCATGAAAAGGATTTCCTGAATCACCGGTACCATGCAAAGAGGTGTCTTTACCTCTGCGTCATCGAGAAGAGCTTGAGGTCTTCTCCTTTAATCCGCAAGGTTTCATGGTCTACCTTCCAAGATGAGGCACGAAAGCCTGTCCTCCATGTATATCCAG CAACAGAAATTGCAGAACTTCCTGGGTTCTATGTCAGGATAATCCCGACGGCAAGCTCTTTATTCGATCTTTCAAAGCTAAATCTGTcaacaagaaacaatatccgtGCATATACAAAAG ATGGCATAAACCAACCGACACCTAGGTATAATAACAGCATATTGGAGGATATGTTTCTGGAGGAAAATGCAGAATATACCGGCAGCACCTTTGCAAATTGGAAAACCTTGCAAGAGGCATTGGTTTTACTAAAA GTTTGGGCACGTCAAAGAACTTCAATATATTCACATGATTGCCTCAATGGATACTTAATATCTGCCATCCTTGTGTTTCTTACCATGGACTCTGGAGGAAGTATAATTAATAGATCAATGACCACAAGACAAATTTTCCGCGTTGCAATCAATTTTTTTG CAACTTCGAAGATGTGGTTGAAGGGCTTGGTGATTCAGCCAATGAAGAAGCGTACTATCAGCAAAGAG GGCATTGCTCATCTGCTGAAAACATTTGATGTTGCCATATCTGATGTATCTGGCCATGTCAATCTGGCATTTCGGATGACGAAGTCGGCCTTTTCAGAG CTCCAAGATGAGGCAGCTTGCACACTTAATTGCCTTGATAAATGCAGAGATGGTGGATTTGAAGAACTTTTTATGACCAAAGTTGATTTTGGTGCTAAGTTTGATTCATGTTTGAG GATTAACTTGAAGGGGAACTCTAAAGTTACTGCATTAAGCTTCTGCTCGGATGATGAATCATGGCGAATACTTGAAAAAGATGTTCAGTCCTTGCTGCAACAAGGACTTACAGATAGAACAAAGATGATCCGCGTTCTGTGGAGAAGCACACCTTCTGAATGGAATATAATGGAT GGCTTCTCAGAGTTTGGTAGCAGCCCACTGATTGTCGGTGTAATGCTTAGCTTGTTGGAGAAGAGTTATCGTCTTGTCGATATTGGTCCAAACCCTGAAAATCGTGATGAG GCTATTAAATTTAGGAAATTCTGGGGAGAGAAAGCTGAACTTAGGAGATTTAAAGATGGGGCTATTGCTGAAAGCACAG TGTGGGAAACGGAGACTTGGGAGAGGCATACAATCATCAAAAGAATTGCTGATTATGTGCTTACCAAGCATTTGCTGTTGCGGCAGGAAGATCTGACTCATGTTGTTGATCAGCTTGACTTTTGTCTCTTGGTTGGTGGCCAAG ATCCAGTGTCATCTTCTGGAGCTTTGCTTGAAGCCTTTGATACTTTAGCTAAGCAGTTGCGTCTATTGGATGATGTTCCTCTTAAAATATCTACTGTGCAACCTCTAGACTCAG CCTTTAGGCACACTTCTGTGTTCCCCCCTGAACCTCATCCGTTGGCATATGAAAAGAGTTCTCAGAGGCTGCCCAATTTTGCAGCAACTTGTGTTCGGTCTTTGGAAGTCATGATTCAG CTAGAAGGATCTGGTAACTGGCCCTTGGATCCTGTAGCCATGGAGAAGACAAAGTCTGCATTTCTTTTAAGAATTGGTGAAAG TCTGGAGGATCGAGGAATGTTTGTTACAGCCAGTGAAGACGAGATCAATGTTCTTACATCTGGATATTCGTTTttgctcaaaatatttcatgagaGAGGTTTGGTGGTACAAAAGCAAG CTGGAGACAGTAACATACAAAGTGCTCCATCAAAAGATAAGGAGCTCTTTTATCGTAGTCAGCACTCAAGTATGATCAACGGTCTGCATGGTATTTACCAAGTGTATGGGCCGGTAGTGAG GCTAGCAAAAAGGTGGATTTCCGCACATCTATTCTCTTCATTTATCTCAGAGGAGGCGGTTGAATTGGTGGTTGCCTACCTATTTTTGAGGCCGTTTCCATTCCATGCCCCCTCTTCACGGGTTACGGGGTTCCTTAG GTTCTTGCGGTTGCTATCTAGTTTTGACTGGACCTTTTCACCCATGATTGTGGACATAAATAATGACTTCAACCTGAAGGATGAGAAAGAAATCAAC GAAAACTTTATGCTGAGCAGAAGATCTTATGAACAAAATCCTTATGATATAGAGCCTGCAATGTTTCTGGCTACGTCATATGATAAATCATCTGAAGCGTGGACAAAACAATCACCAAGCAAGTCG GTTCTTAAACGGATAGCTTCTTACGCTAAAAGCAGCGCCGAGCTGTTAACAAATCTTATCATCCATGGTCAATCAGGCCAATATACATGGGAG TGCCTCTTCCGAACACCTTTAAGCAATTATGATGCTGTTATACTCCTCCATAAAGAGAAGCTCTGCCGTCCTCACCATGTTCTTTTTCCCGCTGAGATTCCTAACG GTAAGTTGGTAATCCAGGGCAAACCAAGCAATGATTTCCACCCTTATATGCCACTCAGTAAAAGTGTTGTGAGAAGCTTGCATGACACAAGAGATAAACTTTTGGTGAATTTTGACCCTACCGCATACTTCTTGCGAGACTTGAAG TGTGCATTCCCTGTGACCTTCAAATTGTGGCACGATTCGATTGGAGGGGACGCAATTGGTCTTACATGGGAGAGCTCAAAG AAGCGTGGCAGAGATGAGGATGATGAAGCCATGCCGGATCCAACGTCTATACTCAAGGAGGTTGGAGATGTGGGTAAAGGGTTGGTGAGGAGTGTACATCTCCTCAAAGCACCAAAGCTTGAGTAA
- the LOC123111097 gene encoding nucleolar protein 6 isoform X2, translating into MVSAEYSIDLKLSELLKQARPSATSLRAAGDATDAVGKLIKSVPPQQAAPEAASGFVRDLGLAAEKLAFSFRPPEVVRLAGSHAAGAVTRPDVAADLLVRLPKECFHEKDFLNHRYHAKRCLYLCVIEKSLRSSPLIRKVSWSTFQDEARKPVLHVYPEIAELPGFYVRIIPTASSLFDLSKLNLSTRNNIRAYTKDGINQPTPRYNNSILEDMFLEENAEYTGSTFANWKTLQEALVLLKVWARQRTSIYSHDCLNGYLISAILVFLTMDSGGSIINRSMTTRQIFRVAINFFATSKMWLKGLVIQPMKKRTISKEGIAHLLKTFDVAISDVSGHVNLAFRMTKSAFSELQDEAACTLNCLDKCRDGGFEELFMTKVDFGAKFDSCLRINLKGNSKVTALSFCSDDESWRILEKDVQSLLQQGLTDRTKMIRVLWRSTPSEWNIMDGFSEFGSSPLIVGVMLSLLEKSYRLVDIGPNPENRDEAIKFRKFWGEKAELRRFKDGAIAESTVWETETWERHTIIKRIADYVLTKHLLLRQEDLTHVVDQLDFCLLVGGQDPVSSSGALLEAFDTLAKQLRLLDDVPLKISTVQPLDSAFRHTSVFPPEPHPLAYEKSSQRLPNFAATCVRSLEVMIQLEGSGNWPLDPVAMEKTKSAFLLRIGESLEDRGMFVTASEDEINVLTSGYSFLLKIFHERGLVVQKQAGDSNIQSAPSKDKELFYRSQHSSMINGLHGIYQVYGPVVRLAKRWISAHLFSSFISEEAVELVVAYLFLRPFPFHAPSSRVTGFLRFLRLLSSFDWTFSPMIVDINNDFNLKDEKEINENFMLSRRSYEQNPYDIEPAMFLATSYDKSSEAWTKQSPSKSVLKRIASYAKSSAELLTNLIIHGQSGQYTWECLFRTPLSNYDAVILLHKEKLCRPHHVLFPAEIPNGKLVIQGKPSNDFHPYMPLSKSVVRSLHDTRDKLLVNFDPTAYFLRDLKCAFPVTFKLWHDSIGGDAIGLTWESSKKRGRDEDDEAMPDPTSILKEVGDVGKGLVRSVHLLKAPKLE; encoded by the exons ATGGTCTCCGCCGAGTACTCCATCGACCTCAAGCTCTCCGAGCTCCTCAAGCAAGCGCGGCCGAGCGCTACCTCTCTCCGCGCCGCCGGGGATGCCACGGACGCCGTCGGGAAGCTCATCAAGAGCGTGCCGCCGCAGCAGGCTGCGCCGGAGGCTGCCTCGGGGTTCGTGAGGGACCTGGGCCTCGCGGCCGAGAAGCTAGCGTTTTCCTTCcggccgccggaggtggtgcggctCGCCGGGAGCCACGCGGCCGGCGCGGTCACCAGACCCGACGTCGCCGCTGACCTTCTCGTCCGCTTGCCTAAG GAATGCTTTCATGAAAAGGATTTCCTGAATCACCGGTACCATGCAAAGAGGTGTCTTTACCTCTGCGTCATCGAGAAGAGCTTGAGGTCTTCTCCTTTAATCCGCAAGGTTTCATGGTCTACCTTCCAAGATGAGGCACGAAAGCCTGTCCTCCATGTATATCCAG AAATTGCAGAACTTCCTGGGTTCTATGTCAGGATAATCCCGACGGCAAGCTCTTTATTCGATCTTTCAAAGCTAAATCTGTcaacaagaaacaatatccgtGCATATACAAAAG ATGGCATAAACCAACCGACACCTAGGTATAATAACAGCATATTGGAGGATATGTTTCTGGAGGAAAATGCAGAATATACCGGCAGCACCTTTGCAAATTGGAAAACCTTGCAAGAGGCATTGGTTTTACTAAAA GTTTGGGCACGTCAAAGAACTTCAATATATTCACATGATTGCCTCAATGGATACTTAATATCTGCCATCCTTGTGTTTCTTACCATGGACTCTGGAGGAAGTATAATTAATAGATCAATGACCACAAGACAAATTTTCCGCGTTGCAATCAATTTTTTTG CAACTTCGAAGATGTGGTTGAAGGGCTTGGTGATTCAGCCAATGAAGAAGCGTACTATCAGCAAAGAG GGCATTGCTCATCTGCTGAAAACATTTGATGTTGCCATATCTGATGTATCTGGCCATGTCAATCTGGCATTTCGGATGACGAAGTCGGCCTTTTCAGAG CTCCAAGATGAGGCAGCTTGCACACTTAATTGCCTTGATAAATGCAGAGATGGTGGATTTGAAGAACTTTTTATGACCAAAGTTGATTTTGGTGCTAAGTTTGATTCATGTTTGAG GATTAACTTGAAGGGGAACTCTAAAGTTACTGCATTAAGCTTCTGCTCGGATGATGAATCATGGCGAATACTTGAAAAAGATGTTCAGTCCTTGCTGCAACAAGGACTTACAGATAGAACAAAGATGATCCGCGTTCTGTGGAGAAGCACACCTTCTGAATGGAATATAATGGAT GGCTTCTCAGAGTTTGGTAGCAGCCCACTGATTGTCGGTGTAATGCTTAGCTTGTTGGAGAAGAGTTATCGTCTTGTCGATATTGGTCCAAACCCTGAAAATCGTGATGAG GCTATTAAATTTAGGAAATTCTGGGGAGAGAAAGCTGAACTTAGGAGATTTAAAGATGGGGCTATTGCTGAAAGCACAG TGTGGGAAACGGAGACTTGGGAGAGGCATACAATCATCAAAAGAATTGCTGATTATGTGCTTACCAAGCATTTGCTGTTGCGGCAGGAAGATCTGACTCATGTTGTTGATCAGCTTGACTTTTGTCTCTTGGTTGGTGGCCAAG ATCCAGTGTCATCTTCTGGAGCTTTGCTTGAAGCCTTTGATACTTTAGCTAAGCAGTTGCGTCTATTGGATGATGTTCCTCTTAAAATATCTACTGTGCAACCTCTAGACTCAG CCTTTAGGCACACTTCTGTGTTCCCCCCTGAACCTCATCCGTTGGCATATGAAAAGAGTTCTCAGAGGCTGCCCAATTTTGCAGCAACTTGTGTTCGGTCTTTGGAAGTCATGATTCAG CTAGAAGGATCTGGTAACTGGCCCTTGGATCCTGTAGCCATGGAGAAGACAAAGTCTGCATTTCTTTTAAGAATTGGTGAAAG TCTGGAGGATCGAGGAATGTTTGTTACAGCCAGTGAAGACGAGATCAATGTTCTTACATCTGGATATTCGTTTttgctcaaaatatttcatgagaGAGGTTTGGTGGTACAAAAGCAAG CTGGAGACAGTAACATACAAAGTGCTCCATCAAAAGATAAGGAGCTCTTTTATCGTAGTCAGCACTCAAGTATGATCAACGGTCTGCATGGTATTTACCAAGTGTATGGGCCGGTAGTGAG GCTAGCAAAAAGGTGGATTTCCGCACATCTATTCTCTTCATTTATCTCAGAGGAGGCGGTTGAATTGGTGGTTGCCTACCTATTTTTGAGGCCGTTTCCATTCCATGCCCCCTCTTCACGGGTTACGGGGTTCCTTAG GTTCTTGCGGTTGCTATCTAGTTTTGACTGGACCTTTTCACCCATGATTGTGGACATAAATAATGACTTCAACCTGAAGGATGAGAAAGAAATCAAC GAAAACTTTATGCTGAGCAGAAGATCTTATGAACAAAATCCTTATGATATAGAGCCTGCAATGTTTCTGGCTACGTCATATGATAAATCATCTGAAGCGTGGACAAAACAATCACCAAGCAAGTCG GTTCTTAAACGGATAGCTTCTTACGCTAAAAGCAGCGCCGAGCTGTTAACAAATCTTATCATCCATGGTCAATCAGGCCAATATACATGGGAG TGCCTCTTCCGAACACCTTTAAGCAATTATGATGCTGTTATACTCCTCCATAAAGAGAAGCTCTGCCGTCCTCACCATGTTCTTTTTCCCGCTGAGATTCCTAACG GTAAGTTGGTAATCCAGGGCAAACCAAGCAATGATTTCCACCCTTATATGCCACTCAGTAAAAGTGTTGTGAGAAGCTTGCATGACACAAGAGATAAACTTTTGGTGAATTTTGACCCTACCGCATACTTCTTGCGAGACTTGAAG TGTGCATTCCCTGTGACCTTCAAATTGTGGCACGATTCGATTGGAGGGGACGCAATTGGTCTTACATGGGAGAGCTCAAAG AAGCGTGGCAGAGATGAGGATGATGAAGCCATGCCGGATCCAACGTCTATACTCAAGGAGGTTGGAGATGTGGGTAAAGGGTTGGTGAGGAGTGTACATCTCCTCAAAGCACCAAAGCTTGAGTAA